A DNA window from Kitasatospora atroaurantiaca contains the following coding sequences:
- a CDS encoding RDD family protein, producing the protein MSELVTGEAVVLGLRAAKLPSRALAMALDLTAQFVGLLVTSVVLALASPGIDDAAGAALTLGLTVFFLVALPVLIETLSRGRSLGKLAFGLRVVRNDGGPVRFRHSLVRGLVAFAEIILLLGVPAVISSLVSTQGRRLGDVFAGTLVVRERVPGAGRGREALPSLPPALMQALGGELMALDLSAVPDGLWLAIRQYLGRLDELDPAVAHGMAQRLVGDVVAHTGHAAPYGVHPAAYLGAVLAERQRREWARAAEAQQRTAVPYAATPHAPMSYPPMSYAGVPQPGTQRPGAPVRINAAWAAQAAQQQPQPEPQAPAPAAPAQPQSQPRPQPEPPVTPPTGFAPPA; encoded by the coding sequence GTGAGCGAGCTTGTGACCGGCGAGGCGGTCGTCCTGGGGCTGCGGGCCGCGAAACTGCCGAGCCGGGCGTTGGCGATGGCCCTCGACCTCACGGCGCAGTTCGTCGGCCTGCTGGTCACCAGCGTGGTGCTTGCTCTGGCCTCGCCCGGGATCGACGACGCGGCGGGCGCAGCCCTGACGCTCGGGCTCACGGTCTTCTTCCTGGTGGCGCTGCCCGTGCTCATAGAGACGCTGTCCCGGGGGCGCTCGCTGGGCAAGCTGGCCTTCGGACTTCGGGTGGTCCGCAATGACGGCGGCCCGGTGCGGTTCCGGCACTCGCTGGTGCGTGGGCTGGTCGCATTCGCGGAGATCATCCTGCTGCTCGGGGTCCCTGCGGTGATCTCCTCGCTCGTCTCCACCCAGGGGCGGCGGCTCGGCGACGTCTTCGCGGGGACCTTGGTGGTCCGCGAGCGGGTGCCCGGCGCGGGCCGGGGCCGGGAGGCTCTGCCGTCGCTGCCGCCGGCCTTGATGCAGGCCCTCGGCGGGGAGCTGATGGCACTGGACCTGTCGGCGGTGCCGGACGGGCTGTGGCTGGCGATCCGCCAGTACCTCGGGCGACTCGACGAGCTCGATCCGGCGGTCGCCCACGGTATGGCGCAGCGGCTGGTCGGGGACGTCGTCGCGCACACCGGTCATGCCGCGCCGTACGGAGTGCACCCGGCCGCCTACCTGGGCGCGGTGCTGGCGGAGCGGCAGCGGCGCGAGTGGGCCAGGGCGGCCGAGGCCCAGCAGCGGACGGCTGTGCCGTACGCAGCCACGCCGCACGCGCCGATGTCGTACCCGCCCATGTCGTACGCGGGAGTGCCGCAGCCGGGAACGCAGAGGCCGGGTGCTCCGGTGCGGATCAACGCGGCGTGGGCGGCACAGGCGGCCCAACAGCAGCCGCAGCCTGAGCCCCAGGCACCGGCACCCGCCGCTCCGGCGCAGCCACAGTCCCAGCCCAGGCCTCAGCCCGAGCCGCCGGTGACCCCGCCGACCGGCTTCGCGCCGCCCGCCTGA
- a CDS encoding SigE family RNA polymerase sigma factor encodes MAKQSRDAEFTEYVASRGGWLRKVAYLLCSDWHRADDLVQESITKLYTNWHRAGRVENRDGYARTVLVNTFLAEQRSPWWRRARTGAEVAEADVIWNHSDLDTSIDLRDALAALPPRQRATVVLRYYCDMTVDQTAHALGCSTGNVKSQTSRGLDSLRRNLSGRSVEGAQA; translated from the coding sequence GTGGCGAAGCAGTCACGCGACGCCGAGTTCACCGAGTACGTGGCCTCACGGGGTGGGTGGTTGCGGAAGGTCGCGTACCTGCTGTGCTCGGACTGGCACCGGGCGGACGATCTGGTCCAGGAGAGCATCACCAAGCTCTACACCAACTGGCACCGGGCCGGCCGGGTGGAGAACCGGGACGGCTATGCCCGGACGGTGTTGGTCAACACCTTCCTGGCCGAGCAGCGGTCACCCTGGTGGCGCCGGGCGAGGACGGGCGCCGAGGTGGCCGAGGCTGATGTGATCTGGAATCACTCCGACCTGGACACCTCGATCGACCTGCGGGATGCCCTGGCCGCGCTGCCGCCGCGTCAGCGGGCGACCGTGGTGCTGCGCTACTACTGCGACATGACGGTCGATCAGACCGCTCACGCGCTCGGCTGCTCGACAGGGAACGTCAAGAGCCAGACCTCTCGCGGGCTGGACAGTCTGCGCCGCAATCTCTCGGGCCGATCGGTGGAAGGGGCGCAGGCATGA
- the ahcY gene encoding adenosylhomocysteinase, whose protein sequence is MSSNITGDFKVADLSLAPFGRKEIQLAEHEMPGLMSIRKEFAASQPLAGARITGSLHMTVQTAVLIETLTALGAEVRWCSCNIFSTQDHAAAAIAVGPEGTVENPSGVPVFAWKGETLDEYWWCTEQALTWPNGQTPNMILDDGGDATLLIHKGVEFEKAGEAPDPSTADNDEYRIILELLNRTLTESPSKWTEVAATIKGVTEETTTGVHRLYEMHRDGKLLFPAINVNDAVTKSKFDNKYGCRHSLIDGINRATDVLIGGKVAVVAGYGDVGKGCAESLRGQGARVIITEIDPICALQAAMDGYQVTTLDEVVSTADIFITTTGNKDIILASHMEKMKHQAIVGNIGHFDNEIDIAGLAKLPGIVKTEVKPQVHEWRFADGHTIIMLSEGRLLNLGNATGHPSFVMSNSFANQTIAQIELFTKTEEYPIGVYVLPKHLDEKVARLHLDALGVKLTVLTKDQADYIGVPVEGPYKPEQYRY, encoded by the coding sequence ATGTCGTCGAACATCACCGGTGACTTCAAGGTCGCCGACCTCTCCCTGGCCCCGTTCGGCCGCAAGGAGATCCAGCTCGCCGAGCACGAGATGCCCGGCCTGATGTCGATCCGCAAGGAGTTCGCGGCCTCCCAGCCGCTGGCCGGCGCCCGCATCACCGGCTCGCTGCACATGACCGTGCAGACCGCCGTGCTGATCGAGACCCTCACCGCCCTCGGTGCCGAGGTCCGCTGGTGCTCCTGCAACATCTTCTCGACCCAGGACCACGCCGCCGCCGCCATCGCGGTCGGCCCGGAGGGCACCGTCGAGAACCCCTCCGGCGTCCCGGTCTTCGCCTGGAAGGGCGAGACCCTGGACGAGTACTGGTGGTGCACCGAGCAGGCGCTCACCTGGCCGAACGGCCAGACCCCGAACATGATCCTGGACGACGGCGGCGACGCCACCCTCCTGATCCACAAGGGCGTCGAGTTCGAGAAGGCCGGCGAGGCCCCGGACCCGTCCACCGCCGACAACGACGAGTACCGGATCATCCTCGAGCTGCTCAACCGCACGCTCACCGAGTCGCCGAGCAAGTGGACCGAGGTCGCCGCCACCATCAAGGGCGTCACCGAGGAGACCACCACCGGCGTCCACCGCCTGTACGAGATGCACCGCGACGGCAAGCTGCTGTTCCCGGCCATCAACGTCAACGACGCCGTCACCAAGTCGAAGTTCGACAACAAGTACGGCTGCCGCCACTCGCTGATCGACGGCATCAACCGCGCCACCGACGTCCTGATCGGCGGCAAGGTCGCCGTCGTCGCCGGCTACGGCGACGTGGGCAAGGGCTGCGCCGAGTCGCTCCGCGGCCAGGGCGCCCGCGTCATCATCACCGAGATCGACCCGATCTGCGCCCTGCAGGCCGCCATGGACGGCTACCAGGTCACCACCCTGGACGAGGTCGTCTCGACCGCCGACATTTTCATCACCACCACGGGCAACAAGGACATCATCCTTGCCTCGCACATGGAGAAGATGAAGCACCAGGCGATCGTCGGCAACATCGGCCACTTCGACAACGAGATCGACATCGCCGGTCTGGCGAAGCTCCCGGGCATCGTGAAGACCGAGGTCAAGCCGCAGGTCCACGAGTGGCGCTTCGCGGACGGCCACACCATCATCATGCTGTCCGAGGGCCGCCTGCTGAACCTGGGCAACGCGACCGGTCACCCGTCCTTCGTGATGTCCAACTCCTTCGCGAACCAGACCATCGCGCAGATCGAGCTCTTCACCAAGACCGAGGAGTACCCGATCGGCGTCTACGTGCTCCCGAAGCACCTGGACGAGAAGGTCGCCCGCCTCCACCTGGACGCGCTGGGCGTCAAGCTCACCGTCCTGACCAAGGACCAGGCCGACTACATCGGCGTCCCGGTCGAGGGCCCGTACAAGCCGGAGCAGTACCGCTACTGA
- a CDS encoding cation diffusion facilitator family transporter codes for MSTEGGTKALVAALSANLAIAAGKFMAFAFTGSSSMLAEGVHSVADSGNQVLLLVGGKRAAREADEQHPFGYGRERYVYGFLVSIVLFTVGGLFAIFEGYEKIKEPHELHGWYWAVGVLVFAIAMEGWSFLTAYREAAKDKGGRSWVEYIRRAKAPELPIVLLEDTGALIGLVLALLGVSLTVITGDGIWDGIGTLCIGILLVVIAVVLVLETKSLLIGESADKEVVAQIRDALVDHDSVTDVIHMRTLHVGPEELLVAAKIGVNAEDNAAQVAQAIDLAEARVRRVVPIARAIYLEPDIYSAEKAAAGPDPAATPGGPGPSAH; via the coding sequence ATGAGCACCGAAGGCGGTACCAAGGCACTCGTCGCGGCACTGTCCGCGAACCTGGCGATCGCGGCAGGCAAGTTCATGGCCTTCGCCTTCACCGGCTCGTCGTCCATGCTCGCCGAAGGTGTGCACTCGGTGGCTGACTCCGGGAACCAGGTGCTGCTGCTGGTCGGCGGCAAGCGCGCGGCCCGTGAGGCGGACGAGCAGCACCCGTTCGGCTACGGTCGCGAGCGCTATGTCTACGGCTTCCTGGTCTCCATCGTGCTGTTCACCGTCGGCGGCCTGTTCGCGATCTTCGAGGGCTACGAGAAGATCAAGGAACCGCACGAGCTGCACGGCTGGTACTGGGCCGTCGGTGTGCTGGTCTTCGCCATCGCCATGGAGGGCTGGTCCTTCCTGACGGCGTACCGGGAGGCCGCCAAGGACAAGGGCGGGCGCAGCTGGGTCGAGTACATCCGCCGCGCCAAGGCCCCCGAGCTGCCCATCGTGCTGCTGGAGGACACCGGCGCGCTGATCGGTCTGGTGCTCGCGCTGCTCGGCGTCAGCCTCACCGTGATCACCGGTGACGGCATCTGGGACGGCATCGGCACGCTCTGCATCGGCATCCTGCTGGTGGTCATCGCGGTCGTGCTGGTGCTGGAGACCAAGTCGCTGCTGATCGGCGAGTCCGCGGACAAGGAGGTCGTGGCGCAGATCCGCGACGCCCTGGTCGACCACGACTCGGTCACCGACGTGATCCACATGCGCACCCTGCACGTCGGGCCCGAGGAGCTGCTGGTCGCCGCGAAGATCGGCGTCAACGCGGAGGACAACGCCGCCCAGGTCGCGCAGGCGATCGACCTGGCCGAGGCCCGGGTCCGCAGGGTGGTCCCGATCGCCCGCGCCATCTACCTGGAGCCGGACATCTACAGCGCCGAGAAGGCCGCGGCCGGCCCCGACCCCGCCGCCACCCCCGGCGGCCCGGGCCCGAGCGCCCACTGA
- a CDS encoding SIS domain-containing protein produces the protein MLDDTLLDDPAALQRADRDHALLALAGAGARIRTALRLADAAGLSALRPDGRPRTVLVAGHGSTLTAGAALAAMAVTSCQVLPLAPSGVSFVPRGELGTPALTVGLSWQLPGWAGPLDLLVIASADGGERGLITLAEQAYARGCAIAVIAPTASPLAEAALQVRGLPLPYVPPAPADTEDDTRHRPDEPDLPPEDPGALWAVLAPLLALAERIEVTQLPPGALQATADQLDEVAVRCRPDAAAYLNPAKGLAAQLSGTVPLLWAEGPVAGVVVERFAAMLAARAGRPALTGLLPQVLTTHRGMFVGQLGSGSDPDDFFRDRIDEPDPLLLQVLLLRQAAEAGDEEQDPGYAVARARRLATAHDIRLTEYTGSPVDPLQALAELTGLTDFAAVYLGLAAAQE, from the coding sequence ATGCTCGACGACACCCTGCTCGACGACCCGGCCGCCCTCCAGCGTGCCGACCGCGACCACGCCCTGCTCGCCCTCGCCGGCGCGGGCGCCCGGATCCGGACCGCCCTGCGGCTCGCCGACGCGGCCGGCCTGTCGGCCCTGCGGCCGGACGGCCGGCCCCGTACGGTCCTGGTCGCCGGACACGGCAGCACCCTGACGGCCGGCGCGGCGCTGGCCGCCATGGCCGTCACCAGCTGCCAGGTCCTCCCCCTGGCCCCCTCCGGCGTCTCCTTCGTCCCGCGCGGCGAGCTCGGCACCCCGGCCCTCACGGTGGGTCTCTCCTGGCAGCTGCCGGGTTGGGCCGGCCCGCTCGACCTGCTGGTCATCGCCTCCGCCGACGGCGGTGAGCGCGGCCTGATCACGCTCGCCGAGCAGGCGTACGCGCGCGGCTGCGCCATCGCCGTGATCGCGCCCACCGCGAGCCCGCTCGCCGAGGCGGCCCTGCAGGTCCGCGGCCTCCCGCTGCCGTACGTCCCGCCGGCGCCCGCCGACACCGAGGACGACACCCGCCACCGGCCGGACGAGCCCGACCTCCCGCCAGAGGACCCGGGCGCCCTCTGGGCCGTCCTGGCCCCGCTGCTCGCCCTCGCGGAGCGGATCGAGGTCACCCAGCTGCCCCCGGGCGCGCTGCAGGCCACCGCGGACCAGCTGGACGAGGTCGCCGTACGCTGCCGCCCGGACGCCGCCGCGTACCTCAACCCGGCCAAGGGTCTGGCCGCCCAGCTCTCCGGCACCGTCCCGCTGCTCTGGGCGGAGGGCCCGGTGGCCGGGGTGGTGGTCGAACGGTTCGCCGCGATGCTCGCCGCCCGGGCCGGCCGCCCCGCCCTGACCGGCCTGCTGCCGCAGGTGCTCACCACCCACCGGGGCATGTTCGTCGGCCAGCTCGGCTCGGGCTCCGACCCGGACGACTTCTTCCGCGACCGGATCGACGAGCCCGACCCGCTGCTGCTCCAGGTGCTGTTGCTGCGTCAGGCCGCCGAGGCGGGCGACGAGGAACAGGACCCCGGCTACGCCGTGGCCCGGGCCCGCCGCCTCGCCACCGCACACGACATCCGGCTCACCGAGTACACCGGCAGCCCGGTGGACCCGCTGCAGGCCCTGGCGGAGCTGACCGGTCTGACCGACTTCGCGGCGGTCTACCTCGGCCTGGCGGCGGCTCAGGAGTGA
- a CDS encoding Trm112 family protein, translating to MSLPPFLLEILVCPQCHSALAESGQDDERELRCTGDSCGLIYPVRDGIPVLLVDEARRPS from the coding sequence ATGAGCCTGCCGCCCTTCCTGCTGGAGATCCTGGTCTGCCCCCAGTGCCACTCCGCCCTCGCCGAGTCCGGCCAGGACGACGAGCGTGAGCTGCGCTGCACCGGGGACAGCTGCGGCCTGATCTACCCGGTGCGCGACGGCATCCCCGTGCTCCTCGTGGACGAGGCCCGCCGCCCCTCCTGA
- a CDS encoding phosphomannomutase/phosphoglucomutase, which produces MRDLKQLVKAYDVRGVVPDQWDESLARAFGAAFVRVVGASAIVVGHDMRPSSPSLSRAFAEGAAAYGADVVEIGLCSTDQLYYASGKLDLPGAMFTASHNPAQYNGIKLCRAGAAPVGQDTGLSQVRELVESWTAADDTVTIPPVDVKPGSLSSQDTLRGYADHLLGLVDLSAIRPLKVVVDAGNGMGGHTVPTVFDGLPIDLVDLYFELDGTFPNHEANPLDPANLVDLQAKVVETGADIGLAFDGDADRCFVVDERGEPVSPSAITALVAAREIARAKAAGEHNPTIIHNLITSWTVPEVVRELGATPVRTRVGHSFIKQEMATTDAVFGGEHSAHYYFRDFWRADTGMLAALHVLAALGGQTGTLSALTAEYDRYAASGEINSTVADQADRTAAVRTTYASLEDVTVDELDGLTIAGKDWWFNLRASNTEPLLRLNVEARDPGKMAEVRDAVLALVRA; this is translated from the coding sequence GTGCGGGACCTGAAGCAGTTGGTGAAGGCGTACGACGTCCGGGGTGTGGTGCCGGATCAGTGGGACGAGTCGTTGGCTCGGGCGTTCGGTGCGGCGTTCGTGCGGGTGGTGGGTGCGTCGGCGATCGTGGTGGGGCATGACATGCGTCCGTCGTCGCCGTCGCTGTCGCGGGCGTTCGCGGAGGGCGCCGCCGCGTACGGCGCGGACGTGGTGGAGATCGGGCTGTGCTCCACCGACCAGCTGTACTACGCGTCCGGGAAGCTGGACCTGCCCGGGGCGATGTTCACCGCCTCGCACAACCCCGCGCAGTACAACGGCATCAAGCTCTGCCGTGCCGGCGCGGCGCCGGTCGGCCAGGACACCGGGCTGTCCCAGGTCCGGGAGCTGGTGGAGTCCTGGACCGCCGCGGACGACACCGTGACCATCCCGCCGGTGGACGTGAAGCCGGGCTCGCTCTCCTCCCAGGACACCCTGCGCGGCTACGCCGACCACCTGCTGGGCCTGGTGGACCTGTCCGCGATCCGGCCGCTGAAGGTCGTCGTCGACGCCGGCAACGGCATGGGCGGGCACACCGTGCCGACCGTGTTCGACGGGCTGCCGATCGACCTGGTCGACCTGTACTTCGAGCTGGACGGCACGTTCCCCAACCACGAGGCCAACCCGCTGGACCCGGCCAACCTGGTCGACCTGCAGGCCAAGGTCGTCGAGACCGGCGCGGACATCGGCCTGGCCTTCGACGGCGACGCCGACCGCTGCTTCGTCGTCGACGAGCGCGGCGAACCGGTCTCCCCCTCCGCGATCACCGCCCTGGTCGCCGCCCGGGAGATCGCCCGCGCCAAGGCCGCCGGCGAGCACAACCCCACCATCATCCACAACCTGATCACCTCCTGGACCGTCCCCGAGGTGGTCCGCGAACTCGGCGCCACCCCGGTGCGCACCCGCGTCGGCCACTCCTTCATCAAGCAGGAGATGGCCACCACGGACGCCGTCTTCGGCGGCGAACACTCCGCCCACTACTACTTCCGCGACTTCTGGCGCGCCGACACCGGCATGCTCGCCGCCCTCCACGTCCTCGCCGCCCTCGGCGGCCAGACCGGCACCCTGTCCGCCCTCACCGCCGAGTACGACCGCTACGCCGCCTCCGGCGAGATCAACAGCACCGTCGCCGACCAGGCCGACCGCACCGCCGCCGTCCGCACCACCTACGCCTCGCTCGAGGACGTCACCGTCGACGAACTGGACGGCCTGACCATCGCCGGCAAGGACTGGTGGTTCAACCTCCGCGCCTCCAACACCGAACCGCTGCTCCGCCTGAACGTCGAGGCCCGCGACCCCGGGAAGATGGCCGAGGTCCGCGACGCCGTCCTCGCCCTCGTCCGCGCCTGA
- a CDS encoding DUF3499 domain-containing protein, which translates to MSSVRRCSRTACGRPAVATLTYVYADSTAVLGPLATYAEPHCYDLCAEHAERLTAPRGWEVVRLAADVGPLRRTSDDLEALANAVREAARPQERTPRQSGTSLGDPGEAGRRGHLRVLRSPEN; encoded by the coding sequence GTGAGCTCTGTACGTCGTTGTTCGCGGACCGCGTGCGGCCGACCGGCCGTCGCCACGCTGACGTACGTCTACGCGGACTCAACCGCCGTTCTCGGCCCGCTCGCCACCTATGCCGAGCCGCACTGCTACGACCTCTGCGCCGAGCACGCCGAGCGCCTCACCGCCCCGCGCGGCTGGGAGGTCGTCCGGCTGGCCGCCGACGTCGGCCCGCTCCGCCGCACCAGCGACGACCTGGAGGCCCTGGCCAACGCCGTGCGCGAGGCCGCCCGCCCGCAGGAGCGCACACCCCGTCAGAGCGGCACCTCCCTGGGCGACCCCGGCGAGGCGGGCCGCCGCGGCCACCTGCGGGTGCTGCGCTCGCCGGAGAACTGA
- a CDS encoding metallopeptidase family protein, with amino-acid sequence MDSSASQSPADPSRRRRHRDRHGRGLRGPLAPPQVPISLTRSELFDDYVRESVERLERRWPQLVDVEFAVQEVPLPEQGTPDPDAVPLGRLIPAKQGHKSRIVVYRRPVEIRAKGREDRAALVHEILIEQVADLLGLSPDAIDPRYDED; translated from the coding sequence ATGGACAGCTCCGCATCCCAATCACCGGCCGACCCGTCCCGGCGCCGCAGGCACCGTGACCGGCACGGCCGCGGCCTGCGCGGGCCGCTGGCACCGCCTCAGGTGCCGATCTCGCTGACCCGCTCCGAGCTGTTCGACGACTATGTGCGCGAGTCGGTCGAACGGCTGGAGCGCAGGTGGCCGCAGCTGGTCGACGTGGAGTTCGCCGTCCAGGAGGTGCCGCTGCCGGAGCAGGGCACGCCCGACCCGGACGCCGTGCCGCTCGGGCGCCTGATCCCCGCCAAGCAGGGTCACAAGAGCCGGATCGTGGTCTACCGCCGCCCGGTCGAGATCCGCGCCAAGGGGCGCGAGGACCGGGCGGCGCTCGTCCACGAGATCCTGATCGAGCAGGTGGCCGATCTGCTCGGGCTCTCGCCCGATGCGATCGACCCCCGCTACGACGAGGACTGA